The Pseudomonas sp. TH06 genome has a window encoding:
- a CDS encoding YebC/PmpR family DNA-binding transcriptional regulator — protein MGAQWKVKHKEAAANAKGKIFGKLVKEITIAARNGADTTTNAHLRLVVEQAKKASMPKETLDRAIKKGAGLLGETVQYHRVTYEGFAPHQVPLIVECVTDNINRTVAEIRVAFRKGQLGASGSVAWDFNHVGMIEASPDSPDADPEMAAIEAGAQDFEAGEEGATLFLTDPTDLDSVQKALPEQGFTVLSAKLGYQPKNPVSGLSDEQMAEVEAFLEGLDNHDDVQDMFVGLAG, from the coding sequence ATGGGCGCACAGTGGAAGGTTAAACACAAAGAAGCGGCAGCCAACGCCAAGGGCAAAATCTTCGGCAAACTGGTGAAAGAAATCACCATTGCTGCCCGCAACGGTGCCGATACCACCACCAACGCACACCTGCGTCTGGTGGTCGAACAGGCCAAGAAAGCCTCGATGCCGAAGGAAACCCTGGATCGCGCCATCAAGAAAGGCGCAGGTCTGTTGGGCGAAACCGTGCAATACCATCGCGTGACCTACGAAGGTTTTGCCCCGCACCAGGTACCGTTGATCGTCGAGTGCGTGACCGACAACATCAACCGCACCGTCGCGGAAATCCGCGTGGCATTCCGCAAAGGGCAACTGGGTGCTTCGGGCTCCGTGGCCTGGGATTTCAACCATGTGGGCATGATCGAAGCGTCGCCGGACAGCCCGGACGCCGATCCGGAAATGGCCGCGATCGAAGCCGGTGCCCAGGATTTCGAAGCGGGCGAAGAGGGCGCGACCCTGTTCCTGACCGATCCGACCGATCTGGATTCGGTGCAGAAAGCCCTGCCGGAACAAGGTTTCACCGTGCTGTCGGCCAAGCTGGGCTACCAGCCGAAGAACCCGGTCAGCGGCTTGAGCGATGAGCAGATGGCTGAAGTTGAAGCGTTCCTGGAAGGCCTCGACAACCATGACGACGTGCAGGACATGTTTGTCGGTCTGGCTGGCTG